The following coding sequences are from one Shewanella violacea DSS12 window:
- a CDS encoding M14 family zinc carboxypeptidase has product MLKTGLFLLTLFCSLSLTSPVIAADSQRVISVSNSNLDPVITSPDAFLGYPLGQWHLRHDQVNYYLKQLARDSAKVSIEDTGQSHEARQQLTAVITSSENQTKLNDILAQRQTVKSGANQAGPLVIWLAYSIHGDEASGAHAALSLSYFLASSKEPWVKQLLDEAVVLITPSQNPDGMDRFSTWTNNYRGQTDVSDSNHKEHRQNWPNGRTNHYFADLNRDLLFLRHPETRGRVALFHRWQPHYVGDFHEMGRDKSYFFQPGVPSRTNPATSKPNQLLTEKLAHFHRKALDGLKQSYFSREGFDDFYYGKGSTYPDINGSVGILFEQASSRGQVQITKNGELRLSQAIENQLATSISSLKGCLALKDELIEYQSDFYQGRDKVLQRGRQTGFLLGAPANRARIEDLTKLLSQHKIKFYYLTNTVNQGGIDFNPDTSLFIPINQPQKSLLLAMFDNSTEFEDPTFYDVSSWNLEHAYHLQMVRNSKLDIDVLSPQAPAKFNFKMSEQAVAVLVNWQQDLAAPMLQALLQDNLLVKFALKPFTIKVAGETKKFPAGTLQIPLKQAGHTASEIKDKLVKLAKQYPLNLYSVTTSASTSGIDLGSPSFKIIKPIKPLLITGRGTDASEVGQLWYYLDSKLSVPVTLVDVGHISKIRLNRYTHVIMASGNYSSLDEQFARQLGKFTSDGGTVIAQKGALTWLNKNNLLKSDIKDTRFYLRLFDTRGLSYGDKEKLAARQSIGGAIVELKLDPSNPISFGIRGNRLPILKNMAIGLTTSSTPFTVAAKYADEPLLSGYLAKEYQASFSNNPAIVLETRDQGAIVGLADNLMFRNIWLGSEKIYANALYFVPALN; this is encoded by the coding sequence ATGTTGAAAACTGGCCTTTTCCTGCTGACCTTATTTTGCTCTCTGAGCCTTACATCTCCTGTCATAGCAGCAGACTCACAAAGAGTGATCTCTGTCTCAAATTCGAATTTAGATCCTGTGATCACCTCTCCGGATGCCTTTTTAGGCTACCCATTAGGTCAATGGCACCTGCGTCATGATCAGGTCAACTATTATCTAAAACAACTTGCCAGGGATAGTGCCAAGGTATCCATAGAAGATACAGGACAGAGCCATGAAGCCAGACAACAGCTAACAGCCGTTATCACTTCGAGTGAAAATCAGACCAAATTGAACGATATATTAGCACAGCGTCAAACCGTTAAATCCGGGGCTAATCAGGCGGGTCCCTTAGTTATCTGGCTGGCATATTCTATTCATGGAGATGAGGCCAGTGGTGCCCATGCCGCCTTGTCCCTCAGCTACTTTCTAGCATCTAGCAAGGAACCATGGGTCAAACAATTGCTCGATGAAGCTGTGGTATTGATCACTCCGAGTCAGAACCCAGATGGCATGGACAGGTTTTCAACCTGGACCAATAACTACCGCGGTCAAACCGATGTCAGTGATAGCAACCATAAAGAACACAGGCAAAATTGGCCCAATGGCAGAACCAATCACTATTTCGCCGATCTCAATCGTGATCTCTTGTTCCTCAGACACCCGGAAACCCGAGGCAGAGTGGCCTTATTTCATAGATGGCAGCCCCACTATGTGGGAGACTTTCATGAGATGGGCCGGGATAAGAGTTACTTCTTCCAGCCTGGGGTTCCATCACGCACCAATCCTGCGACCTCCAAGCCTAATCAGTTGCTGACAGAAAAACTGGCTCACTTCCATAGGAAAGCCTTAGATGGCTTGAAACAGAGCTATTTCAGTCGTGAGGGCTTTGACGACTTTTACTATGGTAAGGGTTCAACCTACCCGGATATCAATGGCTCAGTTGGCATCTTATTCGAACAAGCTAGTTCAAGGGGACAGGTACAAATCACCAAAAACGGTGAATTGAGACTCAGCCAAGCCATCGAGAATCAGCTAGCGACTTCAATATCGAGTCTAAAAGGCTGTCTGGCATTAAAAGATGAACTGATTGAATACCAGAGCGACTTCTATCAGGGACGAGATAAAGTCCTGCAACGGGGACGCCAAACAGGCTTCCTTCTGGGCGCACCAGCTAACCGAGCGCGTATAGAAGATCTCACCAAATTGCTAAGCCAACATAAGATTAAATTTTACTATCTGACTAATACAGTTAATCAGGGCGGTATAGATTTCAATCCTGACACCAGCCTGTTTATTCCTATCAATCAACCCCAAAAAAGCCTACTTCTGGCCATGTTTGATAACAGCACGGAATTTGAAGACCCTACATTTTACGATGTATCCAGCTGGAACCTAGAGCATGCCTATCATCTGCAGATGGTACGTAACAGTAAACTAGATATCGATGTGCTCTCCCCACAAGCGCCAGCTAAGTTCAATTTTAAGATGAGTGAACAGGCCGTAGCGGTACTCGTCAATTGGCAACAAGACTTGGCTGCTCCCATGCTACAGGCCTTGCTACAAGATAATCTGCTAGTAAAATTTGCTCTGAAACCCTTTACGATTAAAGTCGCTGGTGAGACTAAGAAATTTCCTGCGGGCACCTTGCAAATACCACTAAAACAAGCTGGACACACAGCAAGTGAAATCAAAGATAAGCTGGTTAAATTGGCCAAGCAATATCCACTTAACTTGTACTCGGTTACCACCAGCGCCTCCACATCAGGAATAGACTTGGGCAGCCCTAGTTTCAAGATTATAAAACCCATAAAACCTCTGTTAATCACAGGTCGAGGCACAGATGCCTCCGAAGTAGGACAGCTCTGGTATTACTTAGACAGTAAGCTTTCCGTACCTGTGACCTTAGTCGATGTGGGCCACATCTCTAAAATAAGGTTAAATAGATACACACATGTGATCATGGCCAGTGGAAATTACTCCTCTTTAGATGAACAATTTGCTAGACAATTAGGTAAATTCACCTCGGATGGTGGCACAGTTATCGCTCAGAAAGGCGCGTTAACTTGGTTGAATAAAAATAACCTGCTTAAGAGTGATATCAAGGATACGCGTTTCTATTTACGCTTATTCGACACCAGAGGTTTAAGCTATGGCGATAAGGAAAAGCTCGCCGCCCGTCAATCCATAGGCGGCGCCATAGTGGAGCTTAAACTCGATCCTAGTAATCCCATAAGCTTCGGTATTAGAGGTAATAGACTGCCCATATTAAAGAATATGGCTATTGGATTAACCACCAGCTCTACTCCCTTCACCGTGGCGGCTAAATACGCCGATGAACCTCTGCTCAGCGGTTATCTGGCCAAAGAATATCAGGCAAGTTTCTCTAATAACCCAGCCATAGTCCTGGAAACACGAGACCAAGGCGCCATAGTTGGCCTCGCAGATAATCTGATGTTCCGTAATATCTGGCTAGGCTCGGAGAAAATTTACGCCAACGCCCTCTATTTCGTCCCCGCATTGAATTAA
- the nfuA gene encoding Fe-S biogenesis protein NfuA, whose translation MITISDAAQAHFVTLLADQPEGTHIRVFVISPGTATAECGVSYCPPDAVESDDTELEFTGFNAMVDAKSVPFLEDATIDFVTDQLGSQLTLKAPNAKMRKVNSDASLNERIEYVIQSEINPQLASHGGNIMLMEVSEEGVAILQFGGGCNGCSMVDVTLKNGIEKQLLDMFPGELTGVRDITEHQAGEHSYQ comes from the coding sequence ATGATCACCATTTCCGATGCAGCTCAGGCTCATTTTGTTACCTTGTTAGCAGATCAGCCTGAAGGAACTCATATTCGTGTATTTGTAATCAGTCCTGGTACTGCTACTGCTGAATGTGGCGTCTCATATTGCCCACCAGATGCTGTCGAAAGCGATGATACTGAACTAGAGTTTACTGGCTTTAATGCCATGGTCGATGCCAAGAGTGTGCCTTTCCTCGAAGATGCCACAATCGATTTCGTTACCGACCAATTAGGTTCACAACTTACCCTCAAGGCGCCTAATGCCAAGATGCGTAAAGTTAACAGCGATGCCTCACTCAACGAGCGTATCGAGTATGTGATTCAGTCCGAGATCAACCCGCAACTCGCAAGCCATGGCGGTAACATTATGCTTATGGAAGTGTCTGAAGAAGGCGTGGCCATACTGCAGTTCGGTGGTGGTTGTAACGGTTGTTCTATGGTCGATGTAACCCTGAAAAATGGTATCGAGAAGCAGCTACTCGATATGTTCCCAGGTGAACTTACCGGTGTTAGAGACATTACCGAGCATCAGGCTGGTGAGCATTCGTATCAGTAA
- a CDS encoding MATE family efflux transporter: protein MTPVELIRNKQKNRQLLALALPMILSNITVPLLGLVDTAVVGHLSNAYYLGGVAVGSTIITLILWMLGFLRMATTGLVAQSYGAGDTQAQYKLLLQASSLALILGLSAVLLQLPILNTALMLTDASLEVQRYTREYFEIRIWSTPFALLNLVLLGWLLGRQQPKAAMWQLIVANLANIGLDLLFVLGLGWGVQGAALASVFADMSGFMVALTMVYKQVQKTGGFDFLKLYKSLSLSSYHKLLSLNADIFVRSLCLQIAFAFMTFHGAGLGDNTVAANVILLNLLLLISYALDGIAYYAEAEVGKAYGQRNKTLMREAVTLAWFWSAISALLFTLVFAFGGESIIKMLTNIEEVRSVADEYLFWIVLLPILSFGSYLFDGVYIGAAKGKVMRNSMIISTFGVFFPVWFFLQDSGNHALWAAMSCFMLARSITLTLHYRYKLKDADF from the coding sequence ATGACCCCTGTCGAACTTATTCGTAACAAACAGAAAAACAGACAGCTACTGGCACTCGCCCTACCCATGATATTGTCCAATATCACAGTACCCCTGCTGGGTCTGGTGGACACAGCTGTCGTGGGCCATCTAAGCAATGCTTATTACTTAGGGGGGGTCGCCGTCGGGTCAACAATTATCACCCTAATTCTTTGGATGCTGGGCTTTCTTCGTATGGCAACCACAGGACTCGTCGCCCAGTCTTATGGTGCAGGAGACACACAAGCCCAATATAAATTACTGCTACAAGCCAGCAGTTTAGCGCTTATTTTAGGGTTAAGCGCGGTACTTCTGCAACTTCCCATACTCAATACTGCCCTGATGCTCACAGATGCAAGTCTAGAAGTGCAGAGATATACCCGGGAATATTTTGAAATAAGGATCTGGTCTACTCCCTTCGCCCTGCTCAATCTGGTGCTATTAGGCTGGCTACTTGGCAGGCAGCAACCTAAGGCCGCCATGTGGCAATTAATCGTCGCTAACCTAGCCAATATTGGCCTGGATCTGCTATTTGTCCTAGGGCTAGGATGGGGCGTTCAAGGGGCGGCTCTAGCCTCTGTATTTGCCGATATGTCCGGATTTATGGTGGCCTTAACCATGGTCTACAAACAAGTTCAAAAAACCGGTGGCTTCGATTTCCTTAAGCTTTACAAGAGCCTCAGCCTAAGTAGCTACCATAAACTCCTCAGCCTCAATGCCGACATATTCGTTCGTAGCCTCTGCTTGCAAATAGCCTTCGCTTTTATGACGTTTCATGGCGCCGGTCTGGGTGACAATACAGTCGCAGCCAACGTAATATTACTCAACCTCTTACTGCTCATCAGCTATGCCCTTGATGGCATAGCCTATTACGCCGAGGCCGAAGTCGGTAAGGCCTATGGCCAGCGAAATAAGACATTGATGCGAGAAGCCGTCACTCTGGCCTGGTTCTGGTCGGCCATTTCGGCTCTCTTGTTCACCTTAGTGTTTGCCTTCGGCGGAGAAAGTATCATCAAGATGCTAACCAACATTGAAGAGGTGCGTTCGGTGGCCGATGAATATCTATTTTGGATTGTTTTACTGCCAATCCTATCCTTTGGCTCTTATCTCTTCGATGGCGTGTACATAGGGGCTGCCAAGGGTAAGGTAATGCGAAATAGCATGATTATCTCGACATTTGGCGTGTTTTTTCCAGTATGGTTTTTCCTGCAAGACAGTGGCAACCATGCACTATGGGCCGCAATGAGCTGCTTTATGCTAGCCAGGAGCATAACCCTGACACTGCATTATCGTTATAAGCTGAAAGATGCAGACTTCTAG